GTCGCCAGTTCGATGGAATCGGTGCGAGCCAAGCGCGCCGAAGTGATTGCCCGCCGGGCCGAGGTCCAGGAACGCACCGAGCGTGATCACGCTGTTACGGCCGAGAACAATGCGACCCAGGAACGCGATCGCGCCGTCACCGCCGAACACGCTGCCACCGAGGCGCTCGATCGCGCGGTAAAGGCCGAGGCGCAGGCAAAGCGGGAACGCGACACAGCCGTCGTCGAAAAACGTCGCGCCGATACTGAAGCCGCCACCGCCAAGGTCATCAACGATTTCCTCACTACCGACCTTTTGGCGCAAGCGAGCGCCGTAGGTCAGGGCTCCAACGCAAAGGCCGATCCCGACATCAAGGTGCGCACCGTGCTCGATCGCGCCGCCGGCCGCATTGCCGGCAGGTTCAATGGAAAGCCGCAGGTCGAAGGCTCCATTGAATCGACGATTGGGACGACCTACTGGCATCTCGGCATTTATCCGGAAGCCAAGCAGCACCTGGCGCGTGCGCTGGACCTGGATCGCGTCGCGCTCGGTCACGACAATCCCGTAACACTGACGGTCGGCACGACCTTGGGCGAAACCTATCGCAGCGCCGGAAATTATGCCCAGGCAGAGGCGCTCCTGCGCGACACCTATGAGACCTCGCTCCGTTCTCGCGGCGCCGACGATCCGCAAACCCTGAAAGCGGCGCGTGCGCTGGCCGGCGTTTACGTGATCGAATCCAAGTACGCGGAAGCCGAGCCCATGCTCTCCGACCTGCTCGAGCGCTCCCGCCGCGTTCTCGGCGCGGATAGCGAAAACACGCTCGACGCCACCGACGTGCTCGCCCGTGTTTACTTCATGCGCAGCAAGTTCCCCGAGGCAGAACGCCTCTTGCAGGACATGATCACCATCCAGAGGCGCGCGTTCGGTCCCGAGCATCCCTTCACCGTCCGCACAATGAACAACCTGGCGGTGCTCTACCAGCGCGAACACCGCAATCAGGATGCAGAGAAACTCTATGCCACCGTCATCGATATCCAGCGCCGCGTCAATGGGCCCACCCATCCCGAGACCCTGAATGCACTTAACAATCTCGGCGTCCTTTATTCCGTCGAGGGCAAGTACTCCGAGGCCGCTCCGATTTACGAAACGGTGCTCGAGCAGTGGCGCAAGCAGTTGGGGCCGGAGCATCCGCGGACGCTGGCCGTCATGTCGAACCTCGCGGCTTTGAAGCAGGGCCAGCGCGACTTCGCGGGAGCCGAAACGCTCGGCCACCTCGTCCTAGAAATTCGCACGCGCGTTCTCGGCGCAGAACACAGTGACACGCTCCAATCGCAGAATAACCTTGCGTCAATCTTCGAGGAAGAAGGAAAGTACGCCGAGGCCGACCCGCTCTTCACCCGAGTCATCGAGGTGCGTCAGCGCGTGCTCGGCCCCAGGAATCCTGACACGCTCGACGCCATCGCGCACCTCGGCGAATTGCGCATCGACCAGGCCCGATACGCGGAAGCCGAAGCCATG
The Edaphobacter bradus genome window above contains:
- a CDS encoding serine/threonine-protein kinase, with the protein product MSEETLGTTAAPLPEDASGETSTSPHATAPARAMAPGVPESIGHYRILSLLGEGGMGVVYEAEQENPHRIVALKVIRAGYATGEMLHRFENEAQALGRLQHPGIAQIYEAGTAETPFGWQPYFAMELVRGQNLLAYYDQHKLNAGQRLELVARICDAVQHAHQRGLIHRDLKPANILVDDSGQPRILDFGVARLTDSDAQATRQTDVGQLIGTLAYMSPEQVSGDPEEIDTRSDVYALGVILYEVLTAKAPYAIGRQIHEAVRAIREEEPARLSSVNRAYRGDVETIVAKALEKDKTRRYDSAANLAADIRRFLNDEPITAHPPSSAYQLQKFARRNRVLVIGIAAVFVVLIAGIVASSMESVRAKRAEVIARRAEVQERTERDHAVTAENNATQERDRAVTAEHAATEALDRAVKAEAQAKRERDTAVVEKRRADTEAATAKVINDFLTTDLLAQASAVGQGSNAKADPDIKVRTVLDRAAGRIAGRFNGKPQVEGSIESTIGTTYWHLGIYPEAKQHLARALDLDRVALGHDNPVTLTVGTTLGETYRSAGNYAQAEALLRDTYETSLRSRGADDPQTLKAARALAGVYVIESKYAEAEPMLSDLLERSRRVLGADSENTLDATDVLARVYFMRSKFPEAERLLQDMITIQRRAFGPEHPFTVRTMNNLAVLYQREHRNQDAEKLYATVIDIQRRVNGPTHPETLNALNNLGVLYSVEGKYSEAAPIYETVLEQWRKQLGPEHPRTLAVMSNLAALKQGQRDFAGAETLGHLVLEIRTRVLGAEHSDTLQSQNNLASIFEEEGKYAEADPLFTRVIEVRQRVLGPRNPDTLDAIAHLGELRIDQARYAEAEAMLRGCLDIQKQTMPSDYRRYLTEALLGASLAGDDKYVEAEPLLVGGYEGMKQNAAAVSDFSRQKIKKVGELVINFYAAWNKPDKAAEWRRILAKE